The region GTAACTAGAGCTATAAGCCCTATATATGGAAGGCATTTCTCGTTAAGGAAACTTCCACGATGGCCTCCGGCCTCAATTCCTTGTGCAACGATAGCATCTACACCAGATTTTTCAAGTTCCACAGCTTCTTCAACACAAGTGGCAGTACCCATGGTATAGATATGATGAGTCTTCAACTTTTTTACACTTTTTTCATCCAGCACTCCAAAGGTAAAACTTACATATTTTATCTTTTCCTCAATAATCAGGTCAATTAAATCCTGATATGGATAAAACTGATAATTGAATTCAAAATCCTGAGCCCAGTTTTTTTCTTTTAATATACTCTGAATGAAATGCGCCATCTTCTCTGTTGCAATTTTATTACTATTGAGATCCGGAGCTGTATTGGCAAAAAGATTTACTGCAAATTCATTTTTAGTAAGCCTCTTTGTCTCCTGAATGAGTTTGCGGGATGCTTCAGGAGAGAGCCCGCCTAACGGAAGAGATCCTAATCCACCTATATTCGCAACATCAGCCACCATCTTAGGTGTTACTACACCAAGCATAGGAGCCAAAATTATGGGATATGGAAGATTAGAAAGAAAAGTAGAACTCATCATACAGACAAATTTACAAAATAAAAAACCGTCAATATAGAATTGACGGTGCGTATTTTTTATCAAATTAAATTTAGCCTCTTGCTCTCTCCAGCAGAACCATCATCATAAATGAAAGAATAAGTCTGGATTCGTCATTTTCAGGTACATCAGCAAACTTTTGCAGCATAAATTTTCTTCCGAAAAATGAAGGCATCTTCTTTAGCTGAAAGATTTTGTTGCCCTCTTTATCTGTCAAAGTATAGGACGGGTTTAGTATATATCCTGTAAACATTCCTATAATAGGCAATTCACCGATCATGCTATCCCAAACTTTTACCCAGCCATTATCCTCACGTATGGTATAATCTTCACTTCCGTGCTTATCCATTCCGATGTAAGTGGATTTCCATATAGATTTCATTCCTCTTCGTCCAATTTTACCAAGAGATTCTCCTGTTCTGCTTTCAGAAATTGAATAGTTTGCATTGAAGTCAAGCCAACGGTCTGCCTTTATACGGAACAGTTCTTCAGCTTTGCTCTCGTTGTTGAAGACAACTACATCTTCTTTTAATTTGAACATTTTCTGACGTACATAGGCAATTGTATTGTCATTTTTGTCTTTTGCAACAAAATCGTTGGCCAGAGTAGTAATTTTGAATTGTAAGAATAGCGGGTATTCAGGATTTTTCATCAATAATATATTATAGTTAAGGCCTGCAAAAATAGTGTAAACATAAATGGTCAACAAACTTTTTTACAGAAAGAAGGTAAAATGATACCTTTGCAGATATGAATTTTCCAAGTAAAGTTTTAGAAAAGGCCGTTGAAGAAATTTCAGGGCTTCCGGGGATAGGGCGAAAATCTGCAACAAGATTGGCACTGTATCTGTTAAAGCAGCCTCATTCTCAGGGAATGGCGTTGGGTAATGCTATTCAGGCACTGGTAAATGATATTAAGTATTGTAAGATCTGTCATAATTTTTCTGACCATGATATTTGTGAAATTTGTGCTAATAGCAACCGTAATGATAGCCTGCTGTGTGTAGTAGAAGATGTGCGGGATGTAATGGCTATAGAAAATACGGGACAGTATAATGGTAAATATCTTGTTCTGGGTGGAAAACTTTCCCCAATGGAGGGTATAGGCCCTAATCAGTTAAAAACTGAAAGTCTGATCAGTAAAGTGGAAGCCGGAGGTGTAAGCGAGGTTATCTTTGCACTGAGTGCAACTATGGAAGGGGATACAACAGCCTATTATCTATACAAGAAACTAAAACATTATCCATTGAATTTTTCTGTTATTGCAAGAGGAATTGCAGTTGGGGATGAGTTGGAATATGCGGATGAGGTTTCTTTAGGAAGGTCTATTAAAAATCGATTACCGTATCAGGAATAAAAAATCTCCAGAGTCAGAACTGTCTAATTTTTCATACAGCAATACAGAAGATATAGTGTATTATGATTAATAAGGAGCTCCATTCGGAGCTTTATCTCTATAGATTATATTTACAAAAATTCGGAGCGTTCCGGAGGAACGTTATCTTAGATAAGTGAAAAATCAAAAACTTCAAAATTACTATTACAATGGAAAAGGAATTTTCCATATTAGCCTAACCTTTTGCTTAATCCCCAACTTTGTTCCTGCTCCATTATTACAACAGAATATAGTTCTTATAAAAGAAAAACTGCTTAAAAAAACTCGTAAGAGCCCTAGTAAGCAGTTTCTTCTAAACTAAACTATTAAATCTATCTATTTTGCAGTCTGCGCTGGCGCAGAGGATTGCTGTGTTTGTGGAGCTTGTGCCGTTGGTTTCTGAACCGGGGCTTGTGGGTTGTTTGGAAGCTCTTTTTTTGTTGGTTGTGACTGAGGAATTACTGTTGATGGTTTTCCGGTAAGAATAACACTCAACATAATCAGAACAATGATAAAAATTCCTAATGACCATGTAGCCTTATCCATAAATTCATTGGTTCTCTGTACTCCGAAAGAAGCAGAAGATGTACCCCCAAATGTACCAGAAAGACCGCCTCCTTTTGGATTTTGGGCCATGATAACAATGATCAGAAGCACACATGCAATGATAATAAGAACCATGAAAAGGCTAAATATCGTACTCATTTATTTTAATTTTCAGTTGGCAAATATACAAAAATATTGATTCATTTGAATATAATTTTTGTATGAAAAATTTAAAAACACTATTAAATTTATACATTATAGACCAGAGAAAGTCTGGCCGTATATAAAATAACTGATCAGAACAATTTTATCTGAACAGACTCAGGTTATATTTTTCTACAAGATCAAGGATCATATGATAGCCTGCTAAGGAATTTCCATGCTGATCCAGGGCAGGGCTGTAAACTCCGATTCCCATTTTTCCGGGAACACTTACTGTAATACCGCCACCAACTCCGGATTTACTTGGTAATCCTACTGTTCGCGCATATTCTCCACTGAATTCGTACATTCCGGCAATTAACATCTGGGATTCTACCAACTGTGCAATATCTGCATTTTTATAAGTAGTGTCACCATCGTAACGTGTGCATTGGTGGGCAAAGAAATAGCCTATCTTAGCCAGATCTTCGGCAGTAACCTCTATCGAACATTGCTTGAAATAGTTATTCAGCTTTTCTTCGTTACCAGTTATCAGCCCGCTGTTTTTCATTATATAAAACATGCCGCGGTTGCGGTGTCCGGTTTCCCGTTCGGAATTATAAACCTCTTTGCTGTAGTTTATATTACTATTTTTGGTAATGTAACGAACCATCTCCAGTATTTTTTTGAATGGCTCTTCACCTTCTCCGTCTATTAGAGAAGTTGTTAGAATCGCACCGGCATTCATCATAGGATTTAATGGCTTTCCGGTAGTTTCCAGATTTGAAAAATGATTGAATGGTTTGTCTGTACCAAAGTAGCCCATTTTATCAAAGACATTCTGCTCTCCTTTTTCCCGGACAGCAATCATCAATGATATAATTTTTGAGATACTCTGAATGGTGAATTTTTTATCAGTATCACCTACATTTATAACCTTTCCATTTTCATCAATTACAGATAAGGCAATAGATTTTGAATCTGCTTTACCGAGTTCCGGAATGTAATCTGCAACTTTTCCCTGTTGGTAATAAGAACGGTTTTTTTCCAGAATATCTTTTAAGACTTGTTCTGTAATAGCAGAGCCATTTGTTTTTTGTGATGTTATAGCTTGAGCCTTGATAGCGGTACTAAAAGATAATGTACTTGTAGTAAGCAGAATTCCAAAAACGAAAGTCGAAATATTTTTTTTCATACTGAATTATAAATATTGGGCTGTTTCTGAAATGATAAATCAGAAGTAGCTTTTTAAAGTATTGTTTCCAATTGTATTTTACTGATAGCGCTGATGCTCTTTTGGTTTGGAAAAACGGTTAATTATTGGTTTGAAAAAGGCTTTGTACTTTTCGGCATCGAACAGCTGAGAGTCTGTTAGTGCTTTATAAGTCATCCATACCCCAAACGGAAGTAAGATCATGTTGGGCAGCCATGTAGCTAAATATGGATTCATTTCTCCTTTCCATGCTATGTTTTCCGTCATCAGGTTGATAACATAGAATAAGATGAATATCACAATGGCTATAATTACAGGAAGACCCATTCCTCCTTTTCTGATGATAGATCCAAGGGATGCTCCAATCAGGAAGAAAATGACACAGGTGAAGGAATATGAAATAATACGCTGCTGATACATTACAACCTTGGTATAGTATTTAATAATATCTATAATCTGGTCGTTCTTCATCTGATAGGCGCTTTTCGCAGCCTGTAATTTATTATGAGCATAATACAATGCTTCCATTTTCTTTTCTCCCTTTAGAGAGTCAAGTTTAAAAGGTTGTTTAATAAGCTTTTTATCTGTCTTAATCTTATCTATATAGGAGACATAACCGTTTTGCTGACTTACAATATCCTGAGAAATTGTATTGAAAGCATCTTTATCATCCTTTCTTTTCTTTTTTAATGTTTTGGCAATCTGATTATAAGTCTGGAACTGATAATCGTCTGTAATATTTTGCTCCTCCAGAGCTTTGTTTAAAAGTAAAGAAACGTCGAAATGTTGTACAAGTGAATCAAACTTTATGGCTTGATTAGCTTGCTTCTCTCTTTCTTTAAAATCTTTATTAGCAATCTGATCCTGGAAAATATACCCGTTATACAGGATAAGCTTCAGATAATGTTTGTCTACAGCCTGAACGAATTTTCCGTTCTTGGCAACTACTGTTTGATTGTCTTCGTAGGAGTTGGCTACTTTGTGGATAAATACACCAGTTACATGTTCTCCGTTTTCACCTTTTATTTCATCAAATTTTATCGTCATTCCTGGTACCGTATCGATAAATTGTCCGGGTGTAAAGTTTAGTGCCGGACGGGATGATGCAATATTATAAAGCATATTCTTTGCTTTACGCTGAAAGTCGGGAATAATATTGTTGGAAAAAAAGTAGAGGAGTACGGAAAGTAAAATAACCATAATGAGGAGAGGCCTCATTACACGGAGTAATGATATCCCCGCAGACTTCATGGCGGCAAGTTCGTAGCGTTCCCCAAAGTCTCCAAAAGTCATAATGGCTGCAAGCAGAATGGTAAGCGGAAGTACCATTTTTACAACGGTAACCCCCATGTAAAAAAGCAGTTTTGAAATTTCCCAGGCACTTAATCCTTTACCGGCTAACTGTCCCATTTGTGTCCAGATAATGTTTACAATGAAGATGAAACAAAGGACACTGAAGATAAACAGGAAAGGACCGAAAAAGGTCTTTATAATGTATTGGTCAAGCTTTTTTATCATATATTCTATATAAAAAGCCACATCTTTGTGTGACTTTTTTATGCTTTGCTTATTTTATTATAACTACAATTCTGTAATCAGATAATTTTTATAATTGGCTTTATTAAACGTGAACGTTGAAGGAGAAAGATTTTGATTTTCTATATATTTTGAAATCTCAATTACTGCAACTTCATTGTTCTCCGAAAACTGTTCTAATTTCACCAATTGTTTCTTAGCTGAATTGACGAACAAATTTACATATTTTATCCCATTATTTGAGACCGGAGTCATTTTTATATAATCGGCATTGATTCCGCCAACGTTTTTCTTACCCATATACTGTACTGTATATCCGTTTTTGTAAGAGTCAATATAATTAAGAGGGGAGAACATTGTTTCGCTACCTGTAGGTTTTGCAATAGTAACTTCTTTATCATCACCACTAATACTGTATACTTTATTACCATCAAAGATTTGCTCTGTCCCCATAATATTCAGCTTGTACTTACTTCCCGCTGAATAAAAAATGCCAGTAACTGCTTTTCCGGCTGTACCGCTTCCGTTACGGTAAACAAATTTGAAATAATTATTTTTTTTCGATTTGTAGTTTGTAGAAACTCCGTCTAAAATAGTTTTTGCATTAGCATCTATTTTTTGTCCAAAACCCATAGTAAAGGCTACAGCAAAAATTCCGACAGATAATTTCTTTATAAGGTTTTTCATCTTTTTCTGTTTTTTTTTGTTTTTAGATTATTTGCGCAATTCTTCCAAAAACTGTTCCAAAGAGTGCATATCTGTAATCAATACTTCCCGGGCTTTAGCCCCGTTAAAGCTTCCTACAATACCTGAGGCTTCTAACTGATCCATGATTCTTCCGGCGCGATTATATCCGAGTTTCAGCTGACGTTGTAACATGGATGTTGATCCTTGTTGTGTAGAAACTACAATCTTGGCAGCCTCATCGAAAAGAACATCCTTTTCGTTAGGATCAAAACTTCCTACAGAAACAATAGATTCATCTCCTGAATATTCAGGTAGCTGGTATGCTTCCGGGTAACCTTTTTGTTCTCCAATGAATTCTGCGATTTTTTCTACTTCAGGAGTATCTACAAATGCACACTGCAAACGGATAAGGTCGTTTCCGTTGAAGTAAAGCATATCTCCTTTTCCTACTAACTGCTCAGCTCCCGGTGTATCCAGAATTGTTCTGGAGTCAACTCCGGAAATTACTCTGAAGGCAGCCCGGGCAGGGAAGTTAGCCTTTATCATACCTGTAATTACGTTTACAGATGGTCTTTGTGTTGCTACAATAAGATGTATACCAATAGCACGGGCAAGCTGTGCCAGACGGGCAATTGGCATTTCTACCTCTTTTCCGGCAGTCATAATAAGGTCAGCAAATTCGTCCACAACCAGTACGATATAAGGAAGATAGCGGTGTCCGTTTTCAGGGTTTAGCTTTCTTTCCGAAAATTTTTTGTTGTACTCTTTAATATTTTTACAGAAAGCATTTTTTAGTAATTCATAACGATTGTCCATCTCAATACAAAGGGAATTCAGCGTATTGATAACCTTTGCATTGTCTGTAATAATAGCATCACCGCCATCCGGTAATTTTGCTAAATAGTGTCTTTCTATTTTAGAGTATAAAGAAAGTTCAACTTTCTTAGGGTCAACCATCACGAACTTTAGTTCACTAGGGTGTTTTTTGTAAATAAGTGATGTCAGAATAGCATTGATACCTACAGATTTACCTTGTCCTGTTGCTCCGGCCATTAGTAAGTGTGGCATTTTTGCCAAATCGGCCATAAAGATCTCGTTGGAAATCGTTTTACCAAAAACAACCGGAAGATCCATGTCTGTATTCTGGAATTTTGGTGAAGCAATTACCGAACGCATACTTACCATAGAGGGGGTTTGGTTTGGTACTTCTATACCAATGGTGCCTTTCCCTGGCATTGGTGCAATAATTCTGATACCTAAAGCAGAAAGATTAAGGGCAATATCGTCCTGAAGTTTTTTAATTTGTGCTACACGGATACCAGCTTCAGGTACAATTTCATAAAGTGTAACAGTGGGACCTATGGTTGCTTTTATTTCGGTAATACCTACGTTGAAGTTTTTAAGAAGGCCGACAATACGATTTTTATTTTCTTCAAGTTCGGTCTGATTAATATTAATGTTTTCATTGCCATAATCTTTCAACAAAGAAATAGAAGGCATCTGGAATTTGGCAAGGTCTAGTTTATGATCATAAAGTCCGTGCTGATCTACCAGATTCTGAGATTTTTTATCCGCTTCGTCCAATACTATAACTTCCTCATCTTTTTTCTCTACAGTGAAAGCAATGTCT is a window of Elizabethkingia anophelis R26 DNA encoding:
- a CDS encoding NAD(P)H-dependent flavin oxidoreductase — translated: MMSSTFLSNLPYPIILAPMLGVVTPKMVADVANIGGLGSLPLGGLSPEASRKLIQETKRLTKNEFAVNLFANTAPDLNSNKIATEKMAHFIQSILKEKNWAQDFEFNYQFYPYQDLIDLIIEEKIKYVSFTFGVLDEKSVKKLKTHHIYTMGTATCVEEAVELEKSGVDAIVAQGIEAGGHRGSFLNEKCLPYIGLIALVTQIKDAVNIPVIASGGLYDKRTIAAAFDMGADAVQIGSHFISAEESAATDVYRDLIKKSTDTSTILTKSYTGRWARGICNDFMKLTELNQLTIPEYPIQNVLTQAMRNLAKKHNDTQFTNYWAGQNAKYARHIPTTEIMNELISIYKIIKQ
- the recR gene encoding recombination mediator RecR yields the protein MNFPSKVLEKAVEEISGLPGIGRKSATRLALYLLKQPHSQGMALGNAIQALVNDIKYCKICHNFSDHDICEICANSNRNDSLLCVVEDVRDVMAIENTGQYNGKYLVLGGKLSPMEGIGPNQLKTESLISKVEAGGVSEVIFALSATMEGDTTAYYLYKKLKHYPLNFSVIARGIAVGDELEYADEVSLGRSIKNRLPYQE
- the secG gene encoding preprotein translocase subunit SecG encodes the protein MSTIFSLFMVLIIIACVLLIIVIMAQNPKGGGLSGTFGGTSSASFGVQRTNEFMDKATWSLGIFIIVLIMLSVILTGKPSTVIPQSQPTKKELPNNPQAPVQKPTAQAPQTQQSSAPAQTAK
- the glsA gene encoding glutaminase A; the protein is MKKNISTFVFGILLTTSTLSFSTAIKAQAITSQKTNGSAITEQVLKDILEKNRSYYQQGKVADYIPELGKADSKSIALSVIDENGKVINVGDTDKKFTIQSISKIISLMIAVREKGEQNVFDKMGYFGTDKPFNHFSNLETTGKPLNPMMNAGAILTTSLIDGEGEEPFKKILEMVRYITKNSNINYSKEVYNSERETGHRNRGMFYIMKNSGLITGNEEKLNNYFKQCSIEVTAEDLAKIGYFFAHQCTRYDGDTTYKNADIAQLVESQMLIAGMYEFSGEYARTVGLPSKSGVGGGITVSVPGKMGIGVYSPALDQHGNSLAGYHMILDLVEKYNLSLFR
- a CDS encoding LptF/LptG family permease — its product is MIKKLDQYIIKTFFGPFLFIFSVLCFIFIVNIIWTQMGQLAGKGLSAWEISKLLFYMGVTVVKMVLPLTILLAAIMTFGDFGERYELAAMKSAGISLLRVMRPLLIMVILLSVLLYFFSNNIIPDFQRKAKNMLYNIASSRPALNFTPGQFIDTVPGMTIKFDEIKGENGEHVTGVFIHKVANSYEDNQTVVAKNGKFVQAVDKHYLKLILYNGYIFQDQIANKDFKEREKQANQAIKFDSLVQHFDVSLLLNKALEEQNITDDYQFQTYNQIAKTLKKKRKDDKDAFNTISQDIVSQQNGYVSYIDKIKTDKKLIKQPFKLDSLKGEKKMEALYYAHNKLQAAKSAYQMKNDQIIDIIKYYTKVVMYQQRIISYSFTCVIFFLIGASLGSIIRKGGMGLPVIIAIVIFILFYVINLMTENIAWKGEMNPYLATWLPNMILLPFGVWMTYKALTDSQLFDAEKYKAFFKPIINRFSKPKEHQRYQ
- a CDS encoding LolA family protein — protein: MKNLIKKLSVGIFAVAFTMGFGQKIDANAKTILDGVSTNYKSKKNNYFKFVYRNGSGTAGKAVTGIFYSAGSKYKLNIMGTEQIFDGNKVYSISGDDKEVTIAKPTGSETMFSPLNYIDSYKNGYTVQYMGKKNVGGINADYIKMTPVSNNGIKYVNLFVNSAKKQLVKLEQFSENNEVAVIEISKYIENQNLSPSTFTFNKANYKNYLITEL
- a CDS encoding FtsK/SpoIIIE family DNA translocase; the protein is MNQKPEVAKTKTISKLRIISGVTFVFLSIVLTLSFISYLMKWKADQSQAGTMLDKSIKSSNVFGKIGDWLGNFFIFESIGIAGFIVAFLLFVFGTLILKKNYFKPWKTISHSLFFICWLPIFMGVITKGQGVLSGVYGFQIMDYLNAIIGTFGLWMILLLSIGLYFVLEFNLRPSNIKAKMDELNENTLGKFKNKASAMDDDSDDNEEEELPVVDETPKEVNLTQSKRPSPFDKKAEDVENKVVVTEELPKAEPVHIPTPPPIIETPNHTTTPVPPVNNIEIPVQKTANTSDIAFTVEKKDEEVIVLDEADKKSQNLVDQHGLYDHKLDLAKFQMPSISLLKDYGNENININQTELEENKNRIVGLLKNFNVGITEIKATIGPTVTLYEIVPEAGIRVAQIKKLQDDIALNLSALGIRIIAPMPGKGTIGIEVPNQTPSMVSMRSVIASPKFQNTDMDLPVVFGKTISNEIFMADLAKMPHLLMAGATGQGKSVGINAILTSLIYKKHPSELKFVMVDPKKVELSLYSKIERHYLAKLPDGGDAIITDNAKVINTLNSLCIEMDNRYELLKNAFCKNIKEYNKKFSERKLNPENGHRYLPYIVLVVDEFADLIMTAGKEVEMPIARLAQLARAIGIHLIVATQRPSVNVITGMIKANFPARAAFRVISGVDSRTILDTPGAEQLVGKGDMLYFNGNDLIRLQCAFVDTPEVEKIAEFIGEQKGYPEAYQLPEYSGDESIVSVGSFDPNEKDVLFDEAAKIVVSTQQGSTSMLQRQLKLGYNRAGRIMDQLEASGIVGSFNGAKAREVLITDMHSLEQFLEELRK